In Chitinophagales bacterium, a single genomic region encodes these proteins:
- a CDS encoding OmpA family protein: protein MSKFPKILSILFINIFVLMSLQAQKSLSDGDKYKKNFDFINAIEEYKQALNSDPNNVNAIKGLASSYRHIANYKDSEYWYGRLVELEPDNKENLFYYAQALMSAKKYDKALKAYRDYNTSKNAEYVSEIINGFDYITDISTPNPNIDLKNATALNTAESDFGIAFKNISEAVFCSTRPISDGDQDNWTHQKYTDLYSSVVSFDEQSAPVKFNNDQYNGMFHDGPATFHDQTMYLTRSFYVNSNTTKSKSDKTVKLKLLEVDLTKTSKKIKKVSEPFSFNNKEYSVAHATVSPDGNAIVFSSDAPNFNNAQGATDLYIIYKGENGEWSEPENLSSIVNTPSDEEFPFLADENTLYFASDGHYGIGGLDIYKTTKSEGKWSTPENIGAPFNTSFDDFNYVYSDQAGFGFISSNRPGGLGSDDIYVFKAKDGTDGPGGIRLKVLAYDEQTLEPLGNVLINIPDCINGKKLTDTKGKSVMSISPYSTCVLDASLDGYFPKEIPFSIFDKDKEIEVPLRKIDKKACSLVVYVKDKKTNIVLSNANVKLFSKIDNKYYSGQTNDEGYVEFIGIQPNAEYELVAMKDVEKPEFKYLAVTEAFNTNNMECPSEMTREMYLDYVQKGVGIKIENIYYDLDKYFIRPDAAIELDKIVKIMKDNPTMEIELGSHTDCRASWAYNEKLSTNRAKAAVEYMVTRGISASRMTWKGYGESQLVNGCACEPTNASPCSEAEHQMNRRTEFKILKF from the coding sequence ATGAGTAAATTCCCCAAAATATTAAGCATCTTATTCATTAATATATTTGTATTAATGAGTTTGCAAGCACAAAAAAGCTTATCGGATGGCGATAAATACAAAAAGAATTTTGACTTTATCAACGCTATTGAAGAATACAAGCAAGCTTTAAATTCTGACCCCAATAATGTTAACGCTATTAAAGGATTGGCAAGTTCATACAGACATATTGCCAATTATAAAGATAGCGAATATTGGTACGGAAGATTAGTTGAACTTGAGCCGGATAATAAAGAAAATCTGTTTTATTATGCACAAGCTTTAATGAGTGCTAAAAAGTATGATAAAGCATTGAAGGCATATAGAGATTATAATACGTCTAAAAATGCAGAGTATGTTTCTGAAATTATCAATGGTTTTGATTATATAACAGATATATCAACACCTAATCCAAATATTGATTTAAAGAATGCAACAGCATTAAATACAGCGGAGTCAGATTTTGGAATAGCATTTAAAAATATTTCGGAAGCTGTATTTTGTTCTACAAGACCAATTTCAGATGGCGACCAAGATAATTGGACGCACCAAAAATATACAGATTTATATTCTTCAGTAGTTTCTTTTGACGAGCAATCAGCTCCGGTAAAATTTAACAATGATCAGTATAATGGTATGTTTCATGACGGGCCGGCAACGTTCCATGACCAAACTATGTATTTAACTAGAAGTTTTTATGTTAATAGCAATACTACTAAATCAAAATCCGACAAAACAGTTAAACTAAAGTTGTTAGAAGTTGATTTAACAAAAACATCTAAAAAAATTAAGAAAGTTTCTGAACCATTTAGCTTCAATAATAAAGAGTATTCAGTAGCACACGCTACAGTATCTCCAGATGGAAATGCCATTGTGTTTTCTAGTGATGCACCTAATTTTAATAATGCACAGGGAGCAACAGATTTATACATTATATATAAAGGCGAAAATGGAGAATGGAGTGAGCCGGAAAATTTAAGTAGTATAGTAAATACGCCTTCTGATGAAGAATTTCCTTTCTTAGCAGATGAAAACACTTTATATTTTGCTTCTGACGGACATTATGGAATAGGCGGTTTAGATATTTATAAAACAACTAAATCTGAAGGTAAATGGTCAACACCGGAGAATATAGGTGCTCCATTCAACACTTCATTTGATGACTTTAACTATGTTTATAGCGATCAAGCAGGATTTGGTTTTATATCTTCTAACAGACCAGGTGGTTTGGGTTCTGATGATATTTATGTATTTAAAGCTAAAGACGGAACAGATGGACCGGGCGGTATAAGACTAAAAGTTTTAGCTTATGATGAGCAAACTTTAGAGCCATTAGGCAATGTGTTAATTAACATACCTGATTGTATAAATGGTAAAAAGCTAACAGATACTAAAGGTAAAAGTGTAATGAGTATTTCTCCTTACTCTACTTGCGTATTAGATGCCTCTTTAGATGGTTATTTCCCTAAAGAAATTCCTTTTTCAATATTTGATAAAGATAAAGAAATTGAAGTTCCTTTAAGAAAAATAGATAAGAAAGCATGTTCTTTAGTTGTTTATGTAAAAGACAAGAAAACGAATATTGTATTAAGCAATGCTAACGTTAAATTGTTTAGCAAAATTGACAATAAATATTATTCAGGTCAAACAAATGACGAAGGATATGTTGAGTTTATAGGAATACAACCAAATGCAGAGTATGAATTAGTAGCAATGAAAGATGTAGAAAAGCCGGAGTTTAAATACCTTGCTGTAACAGAAGCATTTAATACTAACAATATGGAATGTCCTTCTGAAATGACAAGAGAAATGTATTTAGATTACGTTCAAAAAGGAGTAGGTATTAAAATTGAAAATATTTACTACGATTTAGATAAGTATTTCATTAGACCTGATGCAGCTATAGAGCTTGACAAGATAGTTAAAATAATGAAAGACAATCCTACAATGGAAATAGAATTAGGTTCTCATACAGATTGTAGAGCAAGTTGGGCATATAACGAAAAGCTATCTACTAACAGAGCTAAAGCGGCTGTAGAGTATATGGTTACAAGAGGTATTTCTGCCAGCAGAATGACTTGGAAAGGATATGGAGAAAGCCAATTAGTGAATGGTTGTGCATGTGAGCCAACAAATGCTTCTCCGTGTTCTGAAGCAGAACATCAAATGAACAGACGTACAGAGTTCAAGATTTTGAAATTCTAA
- a CDS encoding type IX secretion system membrane protein PorP/SprF, translating into MKRVVILIIGIFWAMSSIAQQDAQYSFYMFNNLYFNPAYTGKKEALHFEVLHREQWRFFNVGDRIEGAPQSTSFSIHSPFKRSNNALGFNFHNDIIGPYKTYDFGINYAYRIPLGTKLKLSIGVRGSYKLYQVDNVRFLDPDQVGSQLNSFPNINTFNFGAGIYLWNKRDRFYVGFSVPHLLNNRLYHDQTVNHNSNNAQEYRHYFLTGGLVVGKLDGGKFKFYPSFMMKFVKHTPIDFDVNANFLLFERLWLGAGYRFGGNFYTNNKEVKVGKGSAVIGMIKAMVVKNLEIGYAYDYTLSDLGDYENGSHEFLINFKFDRKRDAFDNQRITTPRYINYF; encoded by the coding sequence ATGAAAAGAGTAGTAATATTAATTATAGGAATCTTTTGGGCTATGAGTAGCATAGCCCAACAAGATGCACAGTATTCGTTTTACATGTTTAACAACTTGTATTTTAACCCTGCTTATACAGGTAAAAAAGAAGCTTTGCATTTTGAAGTATTGCATAGGGAACAATGGCGTTTCTTTAATGTAGGCGATAGAATTGAGGGAGCACCTCAGTCCACATCGTTTAGTATTCATTCGCCATTTAAGCGTTCTAATAATGCCTTAGGATTTAATTTCCACAATGATATAATAGGACCTTATAAAACCTATGATTTTGGAATTAACTATGCGTATAGAATACCTTTAGGTACTAAATTGAAATTATCAATAGGGGTTAGAGGTTCTTATAAGCTTTATCAAGTGGATAACGTACGTTTCTTAGATCCGGATCAAGTTGGTAGTCAATTAAACTCTTTCCCAAATATCAATACCTTCAATTTTGGAGCTGGTATTTATTTATGGAATAAAAGAGATAGATTTTATGTTGGATTTTCTGTGCCTCACTTATTAAATAATAGATTATATCATGATCAAACGGTTAATCACAATAGTAATAATGCTCAAGAATACCGCCATTATTTCTTAACAGGTGGTTTAGTAGTAGGTAAATTAGACGGAGGTAAGTTTAAATTCTACCCTTCATTTATGATGAAGTTTGTTAAGCATACACCAATTGATTTTGATGTTAATGCTAATTTCTTATTATTTGAAAGATTGTGGTTGGGTGCAGGCTATAGATTTGGAGGAAATTTCTACACAAACAATAAAGAAGTTAAGGTAGGAAAAGGATCTGCTGTAATAGGTATGATTAAAGCAATGGTAGTTAAAAACTTAGAGATTGGATATGCTTATGATTATACATTATCTGACTTAGGTGATTACGAAAATGGATCGCACGAATTTTTAATCAACTTTAAATTTGATAGAAAACGTGATGCATTTGACAATCAAAGAATTACTACACCACGTTACATTAACTATTTCTAA